A stretch of Sphingomicrobium flavum DNA encodes these proteins:
- the pdxA gene encoding 4-hydroxythreonine-4-phosphate dehydrogenase PdxA: MTQPSLPLAVSLGDPAGIGPEITAKCWQERSIRGIPEFVAVGDPESLRAVSDVPLIAVESPEEAAKRFDEGLPYLGISAESPIQPGKPSHEGARCALDALELAVGLTRSGSASAVVTGPVSKSQLYAIGFTHPGQTEFVAERCGVAKQNVAMMLAGPTLRAVPVTVHIPLSKVSEELSIDLIAAKGRTALRGLIRNFGIERPRLAVTGLNPHAGEDATLGSEDREIVAPAITLLREEGWDVSGPYPADTMFHEKARARYDAALAMYHDQALIPLKALHFEEGVNITLGLPIVRTSPDHGTAFDIAGLDRADPTAMAAAMRCALEAAGHRQRLAEAGRTGMAVDK; this comes from the coding sequence TTGACGCAGCCGTCACTGCCCCTTGCCGTCTCGCTGGGAGATCCGGCCGGTATCGGCCCGGAGATCACGGCCAAGTGCTGGCAGGAACGCAGCATCCGCGGCATTCCGGAATTCGTCGCGGTGGGCGATCCGGAATCGCTGCGCGCAGTGAGCGACGTGCCGTTGATTGCCGTCGAAAGCCCCGAGGAGGCCGCAAAGCGTTTTGACGAGGGGCTGCCATATTTGGGCATTTCGGCCGAAAGCCCGATCCAGCCCGGCAAGCCCAGCCACGAAGGCGCGCGCTGCGCACTCGACGCGCTGGAACTCGCCGTCGGCCTGACGCGCTCGGGATCGGCCTCGGCAGTTGTCACGGGCCCGGTGTCCAAGAGTCAGCTTTACGCCATCGGTTTCACCCACCCTGGGCAAACCGAATTCGTCGCCGAACGCTGCGGGGTGGCCAAGCAGAACGTCGCGATGATGCTGGCGGGGCCGACGCTGCGCGCGGTGCCTGTCACGGTGCACATTCCGTTGAGCAAGGTGTCTGAAGAACTGTCGATCGATCTCATCGCTGCCAAGGGTCGGACTGCGCTGCGCGGGCTCATCCGCAATTTCGGGATTGAGCGTCCCCGGCTGGCGGTGACCGGATTGAACCCCCATGCGGGGGAGGATGCGACGCTTGGCTCGGAAGACCGCGAAATCGTCGCGCCCGCAATCACATTGCTGCGCGAGGAAGGCTGGGACGTGTCTGGGCCCTACCCTGCCGACACCATGTTCCACGAAAAGGCGCGGGCGCGCTATGATGCGGCGCTCGCCATGTATCATGACCAGGCGCTGATCCCGTTAAAGGCGCTGCATTTCGAAGAAGGCGTGAACATCACCCTTGGCCTGCCGATCGTGCGCACCTCGCCCGATCATGGCACCGCCTTCGATATCGCCGGGCTGGACCGCGCCGATCCCACCGCGATGGCGGCCGCGATGCGTTGCGCGCTGGAAGCGGCCGGCCATCGCCAGCGGCTGGCAGAAGCGGGCCGAACCGGCATGGCCGTGGACAAATGA
- a CDS encoding peptidylprolyl isomerase: protein MNFRKVGRLAGAGMISLALASMAGAQDLDERMNSAGVLNLPDNPIIYGQALPPVVKATAIVNGEVITATDIEQRVALVLASSEATATSDQLNQLRQQTLRNLIDETLQIQAAQREEIELTAAEISETLKNVAERNGRSITELEEYLRGSGSSLRSITRQIQGEMAWARLRQAKIESTVTVGDDEVDEIIKKLEASKGTTEYRVSEIYLASNPSTDAQVRERAQTILEQLGQGASFGALARVHSESTAAIVGGDLGWLRPEQLPEQIAEAVVQLRPGAVSIPIAIPGGYSIIAVQDRRTLLTADPRNALLSLKQITIEFEPGLTEAQATPRVESFAEAVANIGGCGNSEAVASRFGGSVVQSDNIRLRDLPPALQQMMLPMQVGQATRPFGSLEEGVRSLVICGRDEETPGLPSADQVADQINQQRVESRARRYLRDLRRDAIIDFR, encoded by the coding sequence ATGAATTTCAGGAAGGTTGGCCGTCTGGCCGGTGCGGGGATGATCAGCTTGGCACTTGCCAGCATGGCGGGTGCCCAAGACCTTGACGAGCGCATGAACAGCGCGGGCGTGCTGAACCTGCCCGACAATCCCATCATCTACGGACAGGCGCTGCCGCCGGTCGTAAAGGCGACCGCCATCGTCAATGGCGAGGTTATTACCGCGACCGACATCGAACAGCGCGTCGCGCTCGTGCTTGCGTCGAGCGAAGCGACCGCGACGAGCGATCAGCTCAACCAGCTGCGCCAGCAGACGCTGCGCAACCTTATTGACGAGACGCTGCAGATCCAGGCCGCGCAGCGCGAGGAAATCGAGCTGACCGCGGCGGAAATCTCCGAAACGCTCAAGAATGTCGCCGAGCGCAATGGCCGCAGCATCACCGAACTTGAAGAATATCTGCGGGGCAGCGGGAGTTCGCTGCGCTCCATCACGCGGCAGATCCAGGGCGAGATGGCGTGGGCGCGCCTGCGCCAGGCCAAGATCGAGAGCACGGTCACCGTGGGCGATGATGAAGTCGACGAAATCATCAAGAAGCTCGAAGCCTCCAAGGGCACGACCGAATATCGCGTATCGGAAATCTATCTGGCGTCCAATCCGTCGACCGACGCGCAGGTGCGCGAACGGGCGCAGACCATCCTCGAACAGCTCGGCCAGGGTGCCAGCTTCGGCGCACTCGCGCGCGTCCACAGTGAATCGACCGCAGCGATCGTCGGCGGCGATTTGGGCTGGCTGCGTCCCGAACAACTGCCTGAGCAGATTGCCGAGGCCGTGGTGCAGCTGCGCCCAGGCGCGGTGAGCATCCCGATTGCCATTCCGGGGGGCTATTCGATCATCGCCGTGCAGGATCGCCGTACGCTGCTGACCGCAGACCCGCGCAATGCCCTGCTCAGCCTTAAGCAGATCACCATCGAATTCGAGCCCGGGCTGACCGAAGCGCAGGCCACGCCGCGCGTCGAATCCTTTGCCGAGGCCGTCGCCAATATCGGCGGCTGCGGCAATAGCGAAGCCGTGGCGTCGCGCTTTGGCGGCAGCGTGGTGCAGTCGGACAATATCCGTCTGCGCGATTTGCCGCCCGCATTGCAGCAGATGATGCTGCCGATGCAGGTCGGCCAGGCCACGCGTCCCTTCGGATCGCTGGAAGAGGGCGTGCGCAGCCTTGTCATCTGTGGCCGCGACGAAGAGACGCCGGGTCTGCCCTCGGCCGACCAGGTCGCCGACCAGATCAACCAGCAGCGCGTTGAGAGCCGCGCGCGCCGCTATCTTCGCGATCTTCGCCGCGACGCTATCATCGACTTCCGCTAG
- the rsmA gene encoding 16S rRNA (adenine(1518)-N(6)/adenine(1519)-N(6))-dimethyltransferase RsmA gives MSVEPLRTVIARHGLSASKTLGQNFILDRQLLARIAAIPGNLDGQPVFEVGPGPGGLTRALLDTGAKVAVVERDARCMPVLAELEEEFGERLTIVEGDAMEVDARALVGDGAHIVSNLPYNVGTALFTGWLDGEEWPPFWQSLTLMFQREVAQRIVAEPGGSAYGRLAVLAQWRSVPRIAMKVSRSAFVPPPKVESAVVHVVPKQAPDGVDPKLLAGLTAAAFGQRRKMLRQSLKSLPGALDALRDIGIEETRRAETISVDEFVAMARLLSV, from the coding sequence ATGAGCGTCGAGCCGCTGCGCACGGTGATTGCGCGCCACGGCCTGTCCGCCTCCAAGACGCTGGGCCAGAATTTCATCCTCGACCGCCAGCTTCTGGCGCGAATTGCTGCCATCCCCGGTAACCTGGATGGCCAGCCTGTCTTTGAGGTCGGGCCGGGACCGGGCGGACTGACGCGCGCCCTGCTCGACACCGGCGCGAAGGTGGCGGTGGTCGAGCGCGACGCGCGCTGCATGCCCGTGCTGGCCGAACTCGAAGAGGAATTTGGCGAGCGACTGACCATCGTCGAGGGCGATGCGATGGAAGTGGATGCGCGCGCGCTGGTGGGCGACGGCGCGCATATCGTATCCAACCTGCCCTACAATGTCGGCACCGCCTTGTTCACCGGCTGGCTCGATGGCGAGGAATGGCCGCCTTTCTGGCAGTCGCTGACGCTAATGTTCCAGCGCGAGGTCGCGCAGCGCATCGTCGCCGAGCCCGGAGGCAGCGCTTATGGACGCCTCGCCGTGCTGGCGCAGTGGCGATCGGTGCCGCGCATCGCGATGAAGGTCAGCCGCTCCGCCTTTGTGCCGCCGCCCAAGGTGGAATCGGCGGTGGTGCATGTGGTGCCCAAGCAGGCGCCAGACGGTGTCGATCCCAAGCTGCTGGCCGGCCTGACCGCTGCCGCGTTTGGCCAGCGGCGCAAGATGCTGCGGCAAAGCCTCAAGTCGCTACCGGGAGCGCTCGATGCGTTGCGCGATATCGGGATCGAGGAAACGCGCCGTGCGGAGACGATCAGCGTCGATGAATTTGTCGCAATGGCCCGCTTGTTGTCGGTTTAA
- a CDS encoding RsmB/NOP family class I SAM-dependent RNA methyltransferase produces the protein MTPAARVQAAIEILDEIIVAARDNGPPADTLVRRYFKDRRYAGSKDRRAVREWVFAAIRRAGDRPETGRAAMVGMAREDEALSQLFTGDGYGPAAIDASEAGAPVQLIPEWIQVELSPLVSLNEWPALLSRAPVDLRAHAARTTREAMLREVEDAEATPHSPWGLRLPPDSRIDNHPAYRDGLIDVQDEGSQLIVEAADPRDGMTILDLCAGAGGKSLALAALAPEARIIASDTSRARLSQLPSRAEQAQSGNIETRLLDMPKEAEQLADLDGQCDIVLIDAPCSGSGTWRRNPEGRWRLSPDRLDRLVETQARLIDLAMPLVKPGGKLVYAVCSLLSKEGEGQMEAASSRYSSLQWQDALNVGRKAGKGYLLTPAHDGTDGFFFAVARKAC, from the coding sequence GTGACCCCCGCAGCCCGCGTCCAGGCGGCGATCGAAATTCTTGACGAGATCATCGTCGCCGCGCGCGACAATGGTCCGCCCGCCGACACGCTGGTGCGCCGCTATTTCAAGGATCGCCGCTATGCCGGCTCCAAGGATCGCCGCGCCGTGCGCGAATGGGTCTTTGCTGCCATCCGCCGCGCCGGTGATCGCCCCGAAACGGGCCGCGCCGCCATGGTCGGCATGGCGCGCGAAGACGAGGCGCTGTCCCAGCTCTTCACCGGTGATGGCTATGGCCCCGCCGCCATCGATGCCAGCGAAGCCGGCGCGCCGGTCCAGCTGATCCCCGAATGGATTCAGGTCGAATTGTCGCCCCTGGTCAGCCTCAACGAATGGCCTGCCTTGCTGTCCCGTGCCCCGGTGGATTTGCGCGCCCACGCCGCCCGTACCACGAGAGAAGCGATGCTGCGCGAGGTGGAGGATGCGGAGGCCACTCCGCACAGCCCTTGGGGCCTGCGCCTGCCGCCCGACAGCCGGATCGACAATCATCCCGCTTATCGTGATGGCCTGATCGACGTGCAGGACGAAGGCAGTCAATTGATCGTCGAGGCTGCCGATCCGCGCGACGGCATGACCATCCTCGACCTGTGCGCCGGGGCAGGGGGCAAGTCGCTCGCGCTCGCCGCGCTGGCGCCCGAGGCGCGCATCATCGCCAGCGACACCAGCCGCGCCCGCCTCTCCCAGCTTCCCTCACGCGCCGAACAGGCGCAGAGCGGCAATATCGAAACCCGGCTGCTGGATATGCCCAAGGAAGCCGAACAGCTGGCCGATCTTGATGGCCAGTGCGACATCGTCCTCATCGATGCACCTTGCTCGGGCTCGGGCACCTGGCGGCGCAACCCCGAAGGCCGCTGGCGGCTGTCGCCTGACCGCCTCGACCGTCTGGTCGAAACGCAGGCGCGCCTCATCGATTTGGCGATGCCGCTCGTCAAACCCGGCGGCAAACTGGTTTATGCCGTCTGCTCATTGCTCTCCAAGGAGGGTGAAGGGCAGATGGAGGCCGCATCAAGCCGCTATTCATCATTGCAATGGCAGGATGCGCTCAATGTCGGACGCAAGGCAGGGAAGGGATATCTGTTGACGCCAGCACATGATGGCACCGACGGCTTTTTCTTCGCTGTCGCCAGAAAAGCATGCTAA
- a CDS encoding tetratricopeptide repeat protein: MRFSPLSLGLALAASTIAAPSLASLQAVDPASKALVERAEAQLKAGDFVAADDTLEAALVLDPKNGDAFTAMAKVAIKQKLYGQAIKYGRKALTIDPTDRAALAVQGEAMVELGALGRARQNLDKLAKLCPDNCTERQQLSAVIERGPVMAQAKTGDAPKAN, encoded by the coding sequence ATGCGTTTCAGTCCGCTCAGCCTCGGCCTTGCCCTTGCCGCATCGACCATCGCGGCGCCCTCGCTTGCCAGCCTGCAGGCGGTCGACCCGGCCTCAAAGGCGCTGGTCGAACGCGCCGAAGCGCAGCTGAAGGCGGGCGACTTTGTTGCTGCCGACGACACGCTTGAGGCCGCCTTGGTGCTCGATCCCAAGAATGGCGATGCCTTCACCGCCATGGCGAAGGTCGCGATCAAGCAGAAGCTTTACGGCCAGGCGATTAAATATGGCCGCAAGGCGCTGACCATCGATCCCACCGATCGCGCCGCGCTGGCGGTGCAAGGTGAAGCGATGGTGGAACTGGGCGCACTCGGCCGAGCCCGCCAGAATCTCGATAAATTGGCCAAGCTCTGCCCCGACAATTGCACCGAGCGTCAGCAGCTTTCGGCGGTGATCGAGCGCGGTCCGGTGATGGCCCAGGCCAAGACTGGCGATGCGCCTAAGGCCAATTAA
- a CDS encoding LPS-assembly protein LptD translates to MTILRLAAGVSLGVLALCQPGIAHAQEAAADTEAEADVIAFAADEVIYEEPTNQLIASGRVRANRDGYYLAADRVVWDRNSGQISASGNVVLLTPRGDKLIGENIELDEALQAGLAEDLLFTLDTGGRIAARSAERGDGEITLRNAVYAPCTVSSTPGCGGSSWRIKALEVTRDDETGRLSFTGGRLTIFGVDIPLLPVFSIGQPGNEGGVSGALVPDISISGINGLELTLPYYFRLGRNRDLTVSPRIYTSELPAIEARYRQLTSQGAFQVGGFATYGEIDNPDVDEIDPVLEDDIRAYFEANGRYQFNPYWRVTGSARLATDKTVTRRYDITRDDRLRNFINAERIDRNSYISIAGWAFQGLRVDDVQDEIPIALPAIDARFRLDDPWAGGRVELQANSLAILRVDGQDTQRAFAGARWDRRFLTNGGQELTLTAYGRGDIYRTNDVDLNTNAFYRGEEGWHFRGIGALAADLRYPLIGEAFGGTQRIVPRVQLVLTPPTPNFSIPNEDARAIDLEDSNLFALNRFPGYDRWEDGSRVTYGMEYLLDRPNFSVRANVGQSYRLNRSPEIFPDGTGLTDRFSDVVGRTRVRFGRLIDLTHRYRVDKDNLAVRRNEVDLTFGTVETYGQIGYLRLDRNIDPSLEDLRDKEELRLAGRVKFADYWSIFGSTVLDLTSQDEDPLSLADGFEPARHRIGVTYEDDTIEIGLSWRRDYERVGDFTKGSTFQIRFNLKGLGR, encoded by the coding sequence GTGACCATCCTGCGACTGGCGGCGGGCGTGAGCCTTGGCGTGCTGGCCCTATGCCAGCCGGGCATCGCCCATGCGCAGGAAGCAGCGGCCGACACCGAGGCCGAAGCCGACGTCATCGCTTTTGCCGCCGATGAGGTCATCTATGAAGAACCGACCAACCAGCTGATCGCCAGCGGCCGCGTCCGCGCCAACCGCGACGGCTACTATCTGGCCGCCGACAGGGTGGTGTGGGACCGCAATTCGGGCCAGATCAGCGCCAGCGGCAACGTGGTGCTGCTGACCCCGCGCGGCGACAAATTGATCGGCGAGAATATCGAACTGGACGAGGCGCTCCAGGCCGGGCTTGCTGAAGATTTGCTGTTTACGCTCGATACGGGCGGGCGGATCGCCGCGCGCAGCGCTGAGCGGGGCGATGGCGAGATCACGTTGAGAAACGCTGTCTATGCGCCCTGCACAGTATCGAGCACGCCGGGTTGCGGTGGATCGAGCTGGCGGATCAAGGCGCTTGAAGTGACGCGCGACGATGAGACGGGCCGGCTGAGTTTCACTGGCGGTCGCTTGACCATCTTCGGGGTTGATATTCCGTTGCTGCCCGTCTTCAGCATCGGCCAGCCTGGCAATGAGGGCGGCGTCAGCGGGGCACTGGTGCCCGATATCAGCATTTCCGGCATCAACGGGCTTGAGCTGACCCTGCCTTATTATTTCCGGCTTGGCCGCAACCGCGATCTTACCGTCTCGCCGCGCATCTACACCAGCGAGCTGCCCGCCATCGAGGCGCGCTATCGCCAGCTGACCAGCCAGGGTGCGTTTCAGGTCGGCGGTTTCGCGACCTATGGCGAAATCGACAATCCCGACGTGGACGAGATCGATCCCGTGCTGGAAGACGATATCCGCGCTTATTTCGAGGCCAATGGCCGCTATCAGTTCAATCCCTATTGGCGCGTGACGGGGTCGGCTCGGTTGGCCACCGACAAGACGGTGACGCGCCGCTACGACATCACCCGCGACGACCGTCTGCGCAATTTCATCAATGCCGAGCGGATCGACCGCAACAGCTATATCTCTATTGCAGGTTGGGCTTTCCAGGGCCTGCGCGTGGATGACGTGCAGGACGAAATCCCGATCGCACTTCCCGCCATCGACGCGCGCTTTCGCCTCGACGATCCATGGGCCGGTGGACGCGTGGAATTGCAGGCCAACAGCCTGGCGATCCTGCGCGTCGACGGGCAGGATACGCAGCGCGCCTTTGCCGGGGCACGCTGGGATCGTCGCTTCCTCACCAATGGCGGGCAGGAATTGACACTGACCGCTTATGGTCGGGGCGATATCTACCGCACCAACGATGTCGACCTGAATACGAACGCTTTCTATCGCGGCGAGGAGGGCTGGCATTTCCGCGGGATCGGCGCGCTGGCGGCGGACCTTCGCTATCCGCTGATCGGCGAGGCCTTTGGCGGGACGCAGCGCATCGTGCCGCGCGTGCAGCTCGTACTGACCCCGCCGACGCCCAATTTTTCCATCCCCAACGAAGATGCGCGCGCCATCGACCTGGAGGACAGCAACCTTTTCGCGCTCAACCGCTTCCCGGGCTACGACCGCTGGGAAGATGGCAGCCGCGTCACCTACGGCATGGAATATCTGCTCGACCGGCCCAATTTCTCGGTGCGCGCCAATGTCGGGCAAAGCTACCGCCTCAACCGCTCACCCGAAATTTTCCCCGACGGCACCGGCCTCACCGACCGTTTTTCCGATGTGGTCGGGCGCACGCGGGTGCGGTTTGGCAGGTTGATCGATCTCACCCACCGTTATCGCGTCGACAAGGACAATCTGGCGGTGCGCCGCAACGAAGTCGACCTCACCTTCGGCACGGTCGAGACCTATGGGCAGATCGGCTATCTACGGCTTGACCGCAATATCGACCCCAGCCTCGAGGATTTGCGCGACAAGGAAGAATTGCGACTGGCCGGACGCGTCAAATTTGCCGACTATTGGTCGATCTTCGGGTCGACCGTGCTCGACCTCACCAGCCAAGACGAAGATCCGCTGTCGCTGGCCGACGGGTTTGAGCCTGCGCGCCACCGCATCGGCGTCACCTATGAGGACGATACCATCGAAATTGGCCTTTCTTGGCGACGCGACTATGAACGGGTCGGCGATTTTACTAAGGGTTCGACATTCCAGATCCGATTCAATCTCAAAGGCCTGGGCCGCTAA
- the alaS gene encoding alanine--tRNA ligase translates to MTSTNDIRRSFLDYFEGQGHARVPSAPLVPHNDPTLMFVNAGMVPFKNVFTGLESRDYTTATSSQKCVRAGGKHNDLDNVGYTARHHTFFEMLGNFSFGDYFKEEAITHAWTLLTKEWGIPADKLTATVYHTDDEAFDLWRRISGLPEQRIIRIPTKDNFWAMGADGPCGPCSEIFYDHGDHIQGGPPGSPNEDGDRFVEIWNLVFMQFTQEADEIVGNLPKPSIDTGMGLERIAAVLQGVHDNYDTDQFKALIAASEELTKTKAEGEQQASHRVITDHLRSSSFLVADGVLPANEGRGYVLRRIMRRAMRHAHILGAEQPLMHRLVPELLSEMGAAYPELVRAQPLIEQTLEQEEVRFRRTLANGLKLLDEATAGMGAGDSLPGETAFKLYDTYGFPFDLTEDALRRDGMSVDKDGFDAAMAKQKEAARAAWKGSGEQASDELWFDIADEVGASEFTGYVSDEGEGVVQAIVKDGARVDTAGEGEEVIIVLNQTPFYGESGGQVGDAGTLSSLGGLHAKVSDTSKPLGKLHALHARIGKGSVKLGDTLHQNVDADRRDRTRANHSATHLLHAALRNQLGGHVTQKGSLVAPDRLRFDFSHPNALGADDIAAIEREVNEEIRANEAVGTRLMTPDDAVEAGALALFGEKYGDEVRVLSMGRTTDKTYSIELCGGTHVRATGDIQLFKIVSESAVSSGVRRIEALTGEAARQWLIDRDNKLKSAAASLKAAPDEVPERIAALVEDRKRLERELADAKKALAMGGGSAQAAGPEDVAGTAFLGRVVEGLEPKALRPTVDEMKGDVKSGVAALVAVNDGRASVAVGVTDDLTGSISAVDLVKAAVEALGGQGGGGRPDMAQGGGPDGDKADAALAAVKDALAKVSA, encoded by the coding sequence ATGACCTCGACCAACGATATCCGCCGCAGTTTCCTCGATTATTTCGAAGGCCAGGGCCATGCGCGCGTCCCATCCGCGCCGCTGGTGCCGCATAACGATCCCACGCTGATGTTCGTCAATGCCGGCATGGTACCCTTCAAGAATGTCTTCACGGGCCTTGAAAGCCGCGATTACACCACCGCGACGTCGAGCCAGAAATGCGTGCGCGCCGGGGGCAAGCATAACGACCTCGACAATGTCGGCTATACCGCACGCCACCATACCTTCTTCGAAATGCTGGGGAATTTCTCCTTCGGCGATTATTTCAAGGAAGAGGCGATCACCCATGCCTGGACGCTGCTGACCAAGGAATGGGGCATTCCCGCCGACAAATTGACCGCCACCGTCTATCATACCGACGATGAGGCGTTCGACCTGTGGCGCAGGATTTCGGGCCTGCCGGAACAGCGCATCATCCGTATCCCGACCAAGGATAATTTCTGGGCGATGGGCGCCGATGGTCCCTGCGGGCCGTGCAGCGAAATCTTCTACGATCATGGCGACCATATCCAAGGCGGCCCCCCGGGCAGCCCCAATGAGGATGGCGACCGCTTCGTCGAAATCTGGAATTTGGTCTTCATGCAGTTCACGCAGGAAGCCGACGAAATTGTCGGCAACCTGCCCAAGCCCAGCATCGATACCGGCATGGGGCTGGAGCGCATCGCCGCGGTGCTGCAGGGCGTCCATGACAATTACGACACCGACCAGTTCAAGGCGCTGATCGCCGCTTCGGAAGAATTGACCAAGACCAAGGCCGAGGGCGAGCAGCAAGCGAGCCACCGCGTCATTACGGATCATCTGCGCTCGTCCAGCTTCCTTGTCGCCGATGGCGTGCTGCCCGCCAACGAAGGGCGCGGCTATGTGCTGCGCCGTATCATGCGCCGCGCCATGCGCCACGCGCATATTTTGGGCGCAGAGCAGCCGCTGATGCACCGCCTGGTGCCCGAACTGCTGAGCGAAATGGGCGCGGCCTATCCCGAACTCGTGCGCGCCCAGCCGCTTATCGAACAGACGCTGGAGCAGGAAGAGGTGCGCTTCCGCCGCACGCTCGCCAATGGCCTCAAGCTGCTCGACGAGGCGACCGCAGGCATGGGCGCGGGCGACAGCCTGCCCGGCGAAACCGCCTTCAAGCTCTACGACACTTATGGTTTCCCCTTCGACCTCACCGAAGATGCGCTGCGTCGCGACGGCATGAGCGTGGACAAGGACGGCTTCGATGCCGCCATGGCCAAGCAGAAAGAGGCCGCACGCGCCGCCTGGAAGGGCTCAGGCGAACAAGCCTCGGATGAACTGTGGTTCGACATTGCCGATGAAGTCGGCGCGAGCGAATTTACCGGCTATGTCAGCGATGAAGGCGAAGGCGTGGTCCAGGCCATTGTGAAGGATGGCGCGCGTGTCGATACCGCAGGCGAGGGTGAAGAGGTCATCATCGTCCTCAACCAGACGCCCTTCTATGGCGAAAGCGGCGGCCAGGTCGGCGATGCCGGCACGTTGAGCTCGCTCGGCGGCCTCCATGCCAAGGTCAGCGATACCTCCAAGCCGCTCGGCAAATTGCACGCGCTTCATGCCAGGATCGGCAAGGGCAGCGTGAAGCTTGGCGATACGCTGCACCAGAATGTGGATGCCGATCGCCGCGACCGCACCCGCGCCAACCATAGCGCGACCCATCTCCTCCATGCCGCTTTGCGCAACCAGCTCGGCGGCCATGTCACCCAGAAGGGTAGCCTGGTCGCGCCCGACCGCCTGCGCTTCGATTTCTCGCACCCCAATGCGCTCGGCGCCGATGACATCGCCGCGATCGAGCGTGAGGTGAATGAGGAAATTCGCGCCAATGAAGCCGTCGGCACGCGCCTGATGACCCCCGACGATGCGGTCGAAGCAGGCGCGTTGGCGCTGTTCGGCGAAAAATATGGCGATGAGGTCCGCGTCCTGTCGATGGGCCGCACCACCGACAAGACCTATTCAATCGAACTGTGCGGCGGTACCCATGTGCGCGCCACCGGTGATATCCAGTTGTTCAAGATCGTCTCGGAAAGCGCCGTCTCCTCGGGCGTGCGCCGCATCGAGGCGCTGACCGGCGAAGCCGCGCGGCAATGGCTGATCGACCGCGACAACAAGCTCAAGAGTGCCGCCGCCAGCCTCAAGGCCGCGCCCGACGAGGTGCCCGAGCGCATTGCGGCTCTGGTGGAAGATCGCAAACGCCTCGAACGCGAACTGGCCGATGCCAAGAAGGCGCTCGCCATGGGCGGCGGCTCTGCGCAGGCGGCAGGTCCTGAAGATGTGGCGGGCACCGCTTTCCTCGGCCGCGTGGTCGAAGGGCTTGAGCCCAAGGCGCTGCGCCCCACGGTCGATGAGATGAAGGGCGATGTGAAATCGGGCGTCGCGGCACTGGTCGCGGTCAATGACGGCCGTGCCAGCGTTGCTGTGGGCGTCACCGACGATCTGACCGGCAGCATCAGCGCAGTCGATCTGGTCAAGGCGGCGGTCGAAGCGCTGGGCGGGCAGGGCGGCGGTGGCCGTCCCGACATGGCGCAGGGCGGCGGCCCCGATGGCGACAAGGCCGATGCGGCGCTGGCAGCCGTCAAAGACGCACTCGCCAAAGTCAGCGCGTGA